Below is a genomic region from Pseudovibrio brasiliensis.
CTAAATACGAATAATTTGTAAAACTAGAAAAATAAATAGGTTCTATGAGTGCTGCTAATAGATCTCCATTCCGGCTTGATACAGACCTGATTGTGCTGCGCTCTCTGGTAGCTGTGGCCGAAGAGGGAAGTTTCTCTGCTGCTGCTGAAAAAGTTGGCCGTACTCAATCGGCCATCAGTCTTCAAATCGCAAAACTGGAGGAGCGGCTAGACGTGAAGCTGTTTGAGCGCACGAGCCGCTCTTTATCGCAAACCAGTGAGGGTGAGGTCTTTATTGGGTATGCCCGAAAGATTTTGGAGCTGGCGGATGAAGCTGTTTTGAGCGTTTCGGCCCCCAAGGAGCAAAGCATATTACGTGTGGGGTTTGCAGAGTACCTAGTGCCTCAGCATCTACATATTCATTTGGCTCGCTTTAAACGGGCACATCCCACTTGTGATCTCAACCTGATCCTCGGTGGGGGGGCTGACCTGCTAAACTTGTTGAATGCCGGGGAACTTGATGTGGTGTTTGCAGGGCCAGAAGCTTCTGGTGGTAAGCAGCTGTGGCAAGAGCCGCTCGTTTGGTGTGGGCAGCTACCTGCCTCCGATAAGCCTCTGGAGTTGATCCTGATGCAGGAGCCTTGCAGCTATCGATCCATAGCAATCTCTGCAATGAAAGCTGAGGTCTCTGACTGGAAGATCTCAATCACGGCAAACTCAATTCAGGCGGTCCAGTCTGCTATCAAGGCCGGACTTGGCGTATCAGTTCTGCCGTATTCTGCATTGCAGGAGGACATACCCGTGATTGAAGGAGTGTTACCAGAACTTCCAGCAACAAGCGTCTTAAGCTATCTCCCTGCTCAGGAAGAAAACCAATTGGCACAGCGTTTCATAGATTACTTGCTGTGCTACCTGGAAAAGACCGGTGCATTGAAGGTTGCGTAATATAATGAAAGTGATCTCAGAATTTGCTGTAACTCTGACCCTGAGGATAGTTTTTCTTAGATTACCGATCTAAATATTAACGGGTCCTTCCCGGCCCTTTTTCGTCCTGCGGGGAGTTCCGCAGGGCAGGGCTTGTGCTTGTGTGAGGTTTGCGGAGGCTTGGTGTTTATGTTCATGTTGTTGTTCTCATGTTCTAACCCCGCTAATCCTATGGGTTTATAGGATTTTTCACCTTCATCTCATTGACAGTTTAAACAATCCATCGCATGGTTCTTGCGGGGCTTCGAAACCTCGTAGAGCGGTCACCGCTGCCGTTTTGTTTGGCGGTTTTTTTTGTGTCTGAAGTTAAGTCTTCAAACGCAAACTCTCGCTTATGGGCGGGAGGGCGGTGAATACAATACCCTTTGCGGGGGAATAAACCCGCCTGACTCTACCAGGTTTCGAACCTCCCGCTCGCCAGTGGGTTGTCGAAAGCCTTCTGCTGAGCGGTTTGTTCAACAAGCCAGTAGAGAGGGCTTACTGATGACTGACACTGGAAATGAGAAATGTGCCCATACGTCCCTTCGTAATGAAGTGGATCAGCTTCGCTTATCAAGCAATCACCTCAAAAATCTAGTTTATTCCATGAGCGTGGTGATGAGTGAGCGTATGGAACACACTCAGGCCTTATACATTGAGAGGCTGGAGCATCCTGTATGATGTTCCAGCCTCTTTTTCATTGCAGTAACAGCTTACCGCAATGAGTGTGTCGAAAGTGGTTGGTCTTATTCAGGCCTGAACGTACGTTCGAAAAAAAGCAAAACCCTTTGGACACAAGAGGCTTCGTCGAACCGTTGAGAGAGCATGAACGCTCGCGTATAAGGGGGACCAAGCTTGTGGCTTATACTAGTTTTTTTGTCGGCATCGACATATCAAAATCTTCATTTGACGTGTGTATATTGCCTGAAGGTCAGTGCAGATCATTTGCGAACAACTCTGAAGGTATTGCAGATTTTCTTGCCTTTTTGGACTCTTATAATCAGATTGAACGACTTATTCTGGAGCCAACTGGCGGCTACGAGCGCATGGTTGAGACTGCCTTGCAAGCTTCTGGCTTGCCCCTGGCGAAGGTGAATGCCGGTCAGGTCAGACAGTTTGCCCGTGCTTGCGGCCAACTTGCTAAAACGGATCGAGTTGATGCCTTCATTCTAGCCGATTATGGCAGGCGGATGCCCATACGCCCGCAGGCACCTGTTTCGGCGGGTAGCCGGAGTTTGAAGCAGCTTGTACAGCGCTATAGGCAGTTATCTCATATGATTGTTCAGGAAAAGAACCGCAAAGAGAAACTCGTCGGCAAGGTAAAAATCTGGATTGAGGAAACTTTGCAGTTTTTACAGACCCAACGCGAAAACGTCGTCAAAGATATGGAGCATTGCCTCTCGGCAGACTGCCAATTGGCACGGAAAGCTGAAGTTCCCATGTCCGTTAAAGGCATTGGCCTGAAAACAGCTTGCTTCTTGTTGGCAGGCCTGCCCGAGCTAGGGGTGCTAAACAAAGGTCAGATCGCCAAGTTGATTGGCGTTGCCCCTTTAAACCGTGATAGCGGGCAGATGCGCGGTAAGCGAATGATTGCGGGAGGTCGGCGGCCAATCAGAAATGCTCTTTATCTCGCCGCTCTGTCAGCTATCCGCTTTGACCCCACAATGAAGGCCTTTTATGAAAAGCTCAAAAGCAACGGTAAGCCCGGAAAAGTGGCCCTTGTCGCAGTCATGAGAAAAATGGCCATCATTCTCAATGCAAAAATGTGAGACCACTTGGACCAAAACCATTGACGATTAACACCGTTGCTTTTTAGCATTTGGCTGCTGAGGTAACCAAAGCACCGAGAAGGGCCTTCAGTGATGGAGCTCTACTTGGCTACGACCTAATCGTTGCCTTTCTTTTGCAACTTCCTCTTTTAGGAGCCAATGGCCTGTCTCACCGTCATGTTTTGAGAGTTTCTGAGACAAGACCTTTCTCTTTGAGGTCTTACAAAGAACCTCAAAGAGTGGGTCTGATACCGAGATAAACTTGGATGTTTGATTGAGTATCTGCCTTGCTGCTGCTTTTGCGCTAGATGACACTGATTGAAGTTCACCTGTATTATTATTTGTATATTCATCTTTATTTCGTGGTGCTCTGACGTCACCCTTTAACTGCTCATTTTGGCACGCTTTTTTGGTCTTCTTTGTCACTGCAACGGTGTTCGGGCAGCGAGTTTGGTGCTACCTCAGGTGCTCTGCTATCACTCTTTTCTTCTCCAGCATGACAAAATGCATAGAGATTGCTTTGTCCGCGCCCACGTGCACGTTGGGCTTTGAGGTATCCAGCTTGCTCTAGCTTCTTCAAAGCCCGGATTACTGTTCGCCTGCTGGTACCTGCATCCTCTTCAAGGCGAGAGATGCTTGGCCAGGCATCTCCGGTCTTTGTGTTGAAGTAGTGACACAGCGCGATCCCTACGACCTTTTCTGATGCAGAAAAGTTATGATCCCGGCACAGCTTGCTAATCCAGACAGCTTTGTCGCTGTATTGGATGATTAGGTTGATACAATGCTGTATCTTACCAGTTGAGCCACTCATCATTTTCTCCCCCACTTCAGCAGGCGAGAAACCTTTGACAAAAGTCGCCCAGTTATTTGACGTTTAAATAGCAGTTTGACGTTTTTTACGGATCTAAGCCATTGAAATTTAGACAAGAGTTCAGGATTGAAGATCCGCGTGTTGGTGGTTCGAACTCGCCTCCGGGCACCACTTATCTCCTTGAAATTGTTGGATAGTAAGTTGCCTAGCAATTGGTGTGTTGCTAGATCAGCATATGGCTCCACCTTTAAGCCAAGCTTTCCCCATCAAACTGAAACCTTCACACCCGTCTTAATCGGGTCCATCGAAACGAAGGTTTTAAATTTTTTGATGTTTCCGTTTTTGAAGAAAATGCGGCGGGTGAATTCTTCGTAAGCGGACATGCTTTCAACGACGACGACCAGCACAAAATCGATCTCTCCCGTAACATAGAAGCATTGCTGGACTTCCGGGGCATCGCGGAAGATTTGCTTGGCTGCGTCGATATCGGTTGGTAGTTCACTGACCAGTTCTACCTCAACGAAAATTGTGATCGGCAGGCCCACTATTGCAGGATCAACCACAGCAACATTGGCAGCAATAACCCCCTCTGCTTCCATACGCCGAACGCGGCGCTGGACGGAGGGGGCGGACAAGTTGACGGCCTCTCCAATCTTTTGCTGAGAGGTGCGGTTGTCTGTTTGGAGGATGCGCAAAATGGCGCGGTCATATGAGTCGAGAGGTGTCATATGAAAGATTATTGCATATCATAGGTTTATATTCAGCGCATTTTTCACGCTTGATGAAGTATTATTTCAATTGACTAGTTAAATTGCAGCACGTTGCCTCTCGGGAGAACTTTATGGCTGACTTTGCGCATCGTCTTCAGGCCCTTCGGCATGAGTTTCATCAAAATCCTGAGCTTGGCTTTCAGGAGGAGTGGACTAAGGCACGGATCGCGCGCCATCTGCGTGATCTGGGCATAGAAACCCATGAAGGCGTCGGTGTCGTTGGTGTCCTAAGAGCAGGTAACAGCCATAAAGCGATTGGCATACGTGCGGACTTTGATGCGCTGCCCATCACCGAACTTAACGAGTTTGCGCACCGGTCTCGCAATGAGGGCGTGATGCATGCCTGCGGCCATGATGGACACACCACCATGCTGCTGGGGGCTGCTGAGCTTCTGGCCAAATCTCCTGAGTTTGACGGAACGGTTGTGCTCCTGTTCCAGCCCAATGAAGAGCTTGGTTTAGGTGCGCAGGCCATGATCGACGAAGGTGTCTTGCAGAATTTTCCAATTGATGAAGTCTATGGACTGCACAACCTGCCCGGCGAGCCTGTTGGGGGGATATCTACCCGGGCAGGGGTGATCTGCTTCAGTGAAAGTTTGTTTGAGATCACGATCAAAGGGCAGGGCGGACATGCCTCAATGCCTCAGGCTGGCCGCGAAACAATGACCTCAGCTGCCGAGTTGGTTCTGGCGCTTCAAACCATCGTCTCCCGAAAGCTGCCACCGTCTTCTGGCGCTGTTGTTTCAGTAACAGAGTTTATCACCGATGGTCAGCGCAACGTCCTGCCGGGTCACACGCTGCTGAAGGGCGAAGTCCGTGCGGCCTCTCCGGAACACCGAAAACAGGTCGAGACTCATCTGAGGCAAATCGCAGAGGGTATTGGTGTGAGCCATGGTGTCGATGTCTCAGTGGAGTTCCGTACGGAGTTCATTGAAGCGATCAATGATGCCGATGCCGCCTCTTATGTGATTGAAGCAGCCAGAACGATGGGGCTGGAGCATGACTGCGCCCGCCCTTCCATGACGTTTTCTGAGGACTTTGCAAACTTTGCGGCACAAGTCCCCGGCTGTTTTCTCCTGATAGGAAATGGCACGGAAGGTGCCCACGCCAAACCATTGCATGCAGCTGATTATGATTTTAACGATGAGCTTCTGGAGACGGGAGCTCGGTTCTGGGCTGAGTTGGCAAAGCAGCGTCTCCCAAAAGGCAAGTAAGCAGGAGTATCCCTATGTCCAAAAGCATCTCACATATTCAGGGGTCTCCAAATTTCGGCCCGGCAGCGTTCTCCGTTTTGCCCGCAACTGCTTTCGCTCAGGCGATTGCCGAGATCACCCAGTGGGAAGGGTACGCACCCAGCCCGTTGTTTTCTCTTCAATCTTTAGCGTAGGAGATCGGGGTAGGGGCGATCTTCTATAATCATGAAGGTCCCCTTTTGGTCTTGGGAGCTTCAAGGCCTTAGGCGGCGCATACGCTGCATTACGCGTGCTGCAGCAGGAAGTATCGCACCGCGTCGGGGAAGAGGTCTCCCTCTCAGATATTCGTGAAGGGCACTACGCAGATCAGGTGCGCAACATCACCTTGGCATCCGCAACCGATGGCAATCATGGCCGGTCTCTTGCTTGGGGATGTCAGAAATTTGGTGCACCCTGCAAAATCTATATCCACGCGGAAGTCAGTCAGGGCCGTGAACAGGCGATGCAGGAGTTAGGTGCAGAAGTCATTCGCATCGATGGAGACTATGATGCGTCCGTTGAAATGTGCAGGCGTGAAGCTGAGGCCTCTGGCTGGTTTGTGGTTTCTGACACATCCTGGCCCGGCTATACTGAGCCTCCGCGGGATGTCATGGCTGGCTATGGGGTCATGACCCATGAGATATTTAATGATCTCGAAAGCCCGCCGACACACGTATTTTTGCAGGCTGGAGTAGGGGGAATGGCAGAAGCCGTTGCCGCTTTATTACGGCAGTACTGGAAAGATGAAGCCCCAAAAGTCTGTATTGTTGAACCGAACCTTGCTGCCTGTCTATTTGAGAGCGCAAAGCAGCGACAGGCCGCATCTGTTGAAGTTGACGAAGAGACGATCATGACAGACCTGCCCTGTGGTGTGCCTTCCCCAATAGCCTGGAAATCCTGAGCAGCGAATGCTCTCATTTCCTCACCATCAGCGATGACCTGATCGCCCCAACAATGCGCCGCCTCGCACATCCCCTTGGCAGTGACCCTGCCATTGAGGCCGGAGAAAGCGCCGCCGCCGGCCTCGCCGCAGCGATCGAAGCCTCCAAAGACCCTCAACTTTGCTCTGAGCTAGGCTTAACTCCAAACTCCAGAATCATCCTGATCGGCTCTGAAGGCGTCACCGACCCTGAAATCTACGCTCAGATCATGGAAGATAGCTAGCTTGAACAGTGGTTGATTAGTACCACACCCTCAAGTCTGTTTTGCTAATCATCCCATTGCACCCAATGGAAAATCAAACTGTATATAAGCAGGTATGCGGATGCGGGGTATGGTTTTGGGGGTGGAGAGGATGAGTGGAGTTAAGGCATTGGGCCTTGGTTTTGCTGGAAGCTTCACTTGCTTTGGTTTGGAACCGTGGCAGGAGTGTGAAGAGAACAGGAACTGATCCGGGGCAGTCGTGACAAGTGCACAAACCCCGCAGCGGCTTTCGTTGATGAGCCCAATTAAGCTATGAGCAAATGCTCAGGTGTTGGATCAGTCTGTCTGCATACCTTCGCAAATGTTTGTCTTGTTCATCCGGGAAGATCCTTTCTGGAAATGAGGTGTCGTGTCTCCCGCTCTGCGGTCTCTGACTGAAGCAACATAAAAAGCTGCTTTCAGAAAGGGAGAGGATATGATTGGGGCACTTAAGAGATTTTCACGCACAACTGCATTGGCTCTGTCACTTGGCATGACTGGGTTTGCTGGCGGACAAGCGCAAGCGGAAGAAAGCCTGATCCTGGCGCATGCGATGAATACGGATCACGTATTCCACGCGCTTTCTGAGCGATTTATGGGGGAGCTGGACGGCAAACCCATTAACATTGATTATCACCCTGGTGGTGATCTTGGTGACTGGACCTCCCTGTTTGAGCAGTCCATGCAAGGTGTCGTGCCAATGAGCCTAACATGGGGTGCATCTGAGTTTGATGGTCGGTTGGACCTTGCTTACCTCGGCTATGTTGTTTCCAATTGGGAACAGGCGCAAAAGCTTTATGGTCCAGGCTCCGATATGTTGGATATCTACAACGGTATCCTTCATGAACTCGGCTTGCATGCTGTCGGGATTATTCCAACGGACTTTGGTTCTGTCGTGATCCGCAAAGGCGTTGACAAGGTACCGGTCAATTTTCCAGCTGATGCCAATGGTTTGAAGATCCGTGTTCCGGGTCTGCCAATGGCGGTGGAACGCTTCAACAATCTGGGTTTCTCTGCTGTACCGATCCCACTGACTGAAGTTTACACTGCCCTTCAGCTTGGCACTGTAGATGCACGCTCGTTCTCTACCGCAGTTGAGACATACTCACTGCGTGACGTTCTGGAAACCAACATCCTCACCAACGACTATTTCGAGCACGCCTTCTGGCTGGTGAACAAGGATTGGTGGGAAGGCCTTGAGACGGCTGATCGTGAAGCCCTGCAAACTGCGATCGACACCACACTTGAATGGTCCTGGGGAGAAGCGCAGGCAAAGAGTGAAGAGTTCCTGCAAAAAGCCAGAGATGCCGGGATCAAGGTGGTTGAACTGGATGACGCCCAACTGGCGGCTGCACGCAAGATTGCTCATGAAACGGAATGGCCGGCCATGGAAAAAATCATTGGCTCTGAGATCATGAGCCAGATCCGTCAAGCTGCTGCAAACTAATAAAAATTGAAGAGAAGGCCGGAGTGCGCTCCGGTCTTCGGTTGGGAGGCATATGACCGTGAACCGCGAGTCTAAACAGCACCCGCGTGCGCCGGTGCAGGTCGCTTCATTCATCTATGATCCGGAAATTACTGAAACTGAACCGCCGGACCATGTCACCGCAATCCCCGAAGGACCGCAATCCAGAAGCATGACTGCGCTGCTGAAAGCAGAATGGTTTTTGGAAAGGTCTCTGTATTTTGGTCTGGTGCTGATGGGCATCGGCCTTGCAGCAATCATGTTCGTACAGGTTCTGCTCCGCTATGTGTTTGCGCTGCCGTTTGTTGGCATTGAAGAGCTGGCTTTGCTGATGGGCGCCTGGTTTTACTTTCTGGGGCTGGCTTATGTGACCCGCAATGGAGAGCACATTCATGGTGGTATCGTGACACTGCTGATCAAAAGCCCGCGAAAGATTCAGGGCATTCGCTTGATTATGACAGTGGCCAGCATCGCTGCCTGTCTGGTGTTTGGATACTACGCTAGCAAGTACGCGATCTTTGAAATCGAGAGAGGGCGCGCAAGTTCTTACATGCGTTGGCCAAAGGGGTTGTGGTCTGCCTCCATGATCATCGGATTTGCAGGCACCATCATCTATCTCTCCCTACAGGCCATCAATCAAATCATTGACCTTAAAACAAGACTGTCAATCGTGAAGAAGGGCTAATCATGTTCATTTTTCTTGCCTCTCTTCTGCTAATCGTCGTGCTGTTACTGGCTGAAATGCCAATCGCGTTTGCGTTTGGCGTTGGCGCACTGGTATTCGGCATTGCATCAGACTCGAATGTCTCCTTTCTGATCCCTTATGCCTATCAAACCACACTCAGCTTTGCTCTGTTAGCATTGCCGCTGTTCGTGCTGGCCGGAACGCTGATGGCAGAAGGTGGAATCTCGGATCGCCTGCTCAGTTTTGTAAATGCGTTTGTCGGGCGCATGAAAGGCGGACTTGGTGCGGTGACTGTGATCACCTGTGCTCTGTTCGGTGCAATCTCGGGCTCGTCCTCTGCCGCCATTGCTGCGATTGGGCAGATCATGATCCCGCGGATGGTGAAGGAAGGCTACCCAGTTGGCCATGCAACAGCACTGGTTGCA
It encodes:
- a CDS encoding LysR substrate-binding domain-containing protein; translated protein: MSAANRSPFRLDTDLIVLRSLVAVAEEGSFSAAAEKVGRTQSAISLQIAKLEERLDVKLFERTSRSLSQTSEGEVFIGYARKILELADEAVLSVSAPKEQSILRVGFAEYLVPQHLHIHLARFKRAHPTCDLNLILGGGADLLNLLNAGELDVVFAGPEASGGKQLWQEPLVWCGQLPASDKPLELILMQEPCSYRSIAISAMKAEVSDWKISITANSIQAVQSAIKAGLGVSVLPYSALQEDIPVIEGVLPELPATSVLSYLPAQEENQLAQRFIDYLLCYLEKTGALKVA
- a CDS encoding IS110 family transposase, whose product is MAYTSFFVGIDISKSSFDVCILPEGQCRSFANNSEGIADFLAFLDSYNQIERLILEPTGGYERMVETALQASGLPLAKVNAGQVRQFARACGQLAKTDRVDAFILADYGRRMPIRPQAPVSAGSRSLKQLVQRYRQLSHMIVQEKNRKEKLVGKVKIWIEETLQFLQTQRENVVKDMEHCLSADCQLARKAEVPMSVKGIGLKTACFLLAGLPELGVLNKGQIAKLIGVAPLNRDSGQMRGKRMIAGGRRPIRNALYLAALSAIRFDPTMKAFYEKLKSNGKPGKVALVAVMRKMAIILNAKM
- a CDS encoding helix-turn-helix domain-containing protein — translated: MMSGSTGKIQHCINLIIQYSDKAVWISKLCRDHNFSASEKVVGIALCHYFNTKTGDAWPSISRLEEDAGTSRRTVIRALKKLEQAGYLKAQRARGRGQSNLYAFCHAGEEKSDSRAPEVAPNSLPEHRCSDKEDQKSVPK
- a CDS encoding Lrp/AsnC family transcriptional regulator, yielding MTPLDSYDRAILRILQTDNRTSQQKIGEAVNLSAPSVQRRVRRMEAEGVIAANVAVVDPAIVGLPITIFVEVELVSELPTDIDAAKQIFRDAPEVQQCFYVTGEIDFVLVVVVESMSAYEEFTRRIFFKNGNIKKFKTFVSMDPIKTGVKVSV
- a CDS encoding amidohydrolase, which translates into the protein MADFAHRLQALRHEFHQNPELGFQEEWTKARIARHLRDLGIETHEGVGVVGVLRAGNSHKAIGIRADFDALPITELNEFAHRSRNEGVMHACGHDGHTTMLLGAAELLAKSPEFDGTVVLLFQPNEELGLGAQAMIDEGVLQNFPIDEVYGLHNLPGEPVGGISTRAGVICFSESLFEITIKGQGGHASMPQAGRETMTSAAELVLALQTIVSRKLPPSSGAVVSVTEFITDGQRNVLPGHTLLKGEVRAASPEHRKQVETHLRQIAEGIGVSHGVDVSVEFRTEFIEAINDADAASYVIEAARTMGLEHDCARPSMTFSEDFANFAAQVPGCFLLIGNGTEGAHAKPLHAADYDFNDELLETGARFWAELAKQRLPKGK
- a CDS encoding diaminopropionate ammonia-lyase, yielding MLQQEVSHRVGEEVSLSDIREGHYADQVRNITLASATDGNHGRSLAWGCQKFGAPCKIYIHAEVSQGREQAMQELGAEVIRIDGDYDASVEMCRREAEASGWFVVSDTSWPGYTEPPRDVMAGYGVMTHEIFNDLESPPTHVFLQAGVGGMAEAVAALLRQYWKDEAPKVCIVEPNLAACLFESAKQRQAASVEVDEETIMTDLPCGVPSPIAWKS
- the dctP gene encoding TRAP transporter substrate-binding protein DctP — its product is MIGALKRFSRTTALALSLGMTGFAGGQAQAEESLILAHAMNTDHVFHALSERFMGELDGKPINIDYHPGGDLGDWTSLFEQSMQGVVPMSLTWGASEFDGRLDLAYLGYVVSNWEQAQKLYGPGSDMLDIYNGILHELGLHAVGIIPTDFGSVVIRKGVDKVPVNFPADANGLKIRVPGLPMAVERFNNLGFSAVPIPLTEVYTALQLGTVDARSFSTAVETYSLRDVLETNILTNDYFEHAFWLVNKDWWEGLETADREALQTAIDTTLEWSWGEAQAKSEEFLQKARDAGIKVVELDDAQLAAARKIAHETEWPAMEKIIGSEIMSQIRQAAAN
- a CDS encoding TRAP transporter small permease, encoding MTVNRESKQHPRAPVQVASFIYDPEITETEPPDHVTAIPEGPQSRSMTALLKAEWFLERSLYFGLVLMGIGLAAIMFVQVLLRYVFALPFVGIEELALLMGAWFYFLGLAYVTRNGEHIHGGIVTLLIKSPRKIQGIRLIMTVASIAACLVFGYYASKYAIFEIERGRASSYMRWPKGLWSASMIIGFAGTIIYLSLQAINQIIDLKTRLSIVKKG